A window of Candidatus Sulfotelmatobacter sp. contains these coding sequences:
- a CDS encoding Ku protein, with product MPPHSTGSGTISFGLVSIPIRMYTSASSEGVSFNQLHPKCGGRVRQQMICPTCNEVVERSSLVKGYEFAKDQYVQFTDEELKALEGEASKMIDIAEFVPLAQVDPIYFEKTYYLGPDKGGEKAYRLLGDAMKKAGRVALAKFVMRGKENLVLIRPAEGGLMLHTMYFADEIRDFGEVDKGEDAKLKPGELELAERLVSELTSEKFSPEKYADEYRDRVLQVVESKVEGKEVTSLAPQAQRTQVIDLMEALKQSLGKRAGGGKAGAEAAESGALEKKPAARARQKAEAPREKKVQGGKR from the coding sequence ATGCCTCCGCATTCGACCGGCTCCGGGACCATCTCGTTCGGTCTCGTGTCCATCCCGATCCGCATGTACACCTCTGCCTCGTCCGAGGGGGTGTCGTTCAACCAGCTGCATCCGAAGTGCGGCGGGCGCGTCCGCCAGCAGATGATCTGCCCCACCTGCAACGAGGTGGTCGAGCGCTCGTCGCTGGTCAAGGGCTACGAGTTCGCCAAGGACCAGTACGTTCAGTTCACCGACGAGGAATTGAAGGCGCTGGAAGGCGAGGCGTCGAAGATGATCGACATCGCCGAGTTCGTGCCGCTCGCGCAGGTGGACCCGATCTACTTCGAGAAGACCTACTACCTGGGGCCCGACAAGGGCGGCGAGAAGGCCTACCGGCTGCTCGGCGACGCGATGAAGAAGGCTGGGCGCGTGGCGCTCGCCAAGTTCGTGATGCGCGGCAAGGAGAACCTGGTGCTGATTCGCCCCGCCGAGGGCGGCCTGATGCTCCACACCATGTACTTCGCCGATGAGATCCGCGATTTCGGCGAGGTGGACAAGGGCGAGGACGCCAAGCTCAAGCCCGGCGAGCTCGAGCTGGCCGAGCGGCTGGTGAGCGAGCTGACCAGCGAGAAGTTCAGCCCCGAGAAGTACGCCGACGAATATCGGGATCGCGTCCTGCAGGTGGTCGAATCGAAGGTCGAGGGCAAGGAAGTGACGTCGCTGGCCCCGCAGGCCCAGCGCACGCAGGTGATCGACCTGATGGAGGCGCTCAAGCAAAGTCTCGGCAAGCGTGCCGGCGGGGGAAAGGCCGGCGCGGAGGCCGCCGAGAGCGGGGCACTCGAGAAGAAGCCGGCCGCGCGCGCGCGACAGAAGGCCGAGGCGCCGCGCGAGAAGAAGGTGCAGGGCGGCAAACGCTGA